The following coding sequences are from one Candoia aspera isolate rCanAsp1 chromosome 13, rCanAsp1.hap2, whole genome shotgun sequence window:
- the FBXL22 gene encoding F-box and leucine-rich protein 22, with protein MHLTELNWECLLRVFSFLDKNSRKSLAQTCPRLLRVFQDPSLWPLLHFRSPAELTKDNFVLGPALRHLSICWHSSQVKVCNIEDWMKNDLQRNICGLHEHVVNDFLLQVSSRCPSLLSLKLSGCGHVTDESIALLLRSCPCLQTLQLENCVLITDWTLEAVTLHADSLRTLHVDFCRNVTAAGVQQVQKKRPLLTLSAERSANMIPDKRPGSWASEKGLKRILWH; from the exons ATGCATCTAACGGAGCTGAACTGGGAGTGCCTGCTGCGCGTGTTCTCCTTCCTGGACAAGAACAGCAGGAAGAGTTTAGCCCAGACATGCCCCAGGCTGCTCCGGGTCTTCCAGGACCCCTCGCTGTGGCCCCTGCTCCACTTCCGTTCCCCGGCTGAGCTGACAAAGGACAACTTTGTCTTGGGACCTGCCCTGCGCCACCTCTCCATCTGCTGGCACTCCAGCCAAGTCAAGGTGTGCAACATCGAGGACTGGATGAAGAACGACCTGCAGAGGAACATCTGCGGCCTGCACGAGCACGTTGTGAATGACTTTTTGCTCCAGGTGTCCAGCAG GTGCCCGAGCCTGCTGTCTCTGAAGCTGTCCGGATGTGGCCACGTCACTGACGAGTCCATTGCGCTGCTCCTCAGGAGCTGCCCCTGCCTTCAGACTCTCCAGCTGGAAAACTGTGTCCTGATCACTGACTGGACTCTGGAAGCGGTAACTCTCCACGCCGACTCCTTACGGACTCTGCACGTGGACTTCTGCAGAAACGTAACAGCAGCTGGGGTGCAGCAGGTCCAGAAGAAGCGCCCGTTGCTGACTCTCAGCGCAGAAAGGAGCGCAAACATGATTCCAGACAAAAGGCCAGGCAGCTGGGCCTCGGAGAAGGGGTTAAAGCGAATCCTGTGGCATTAG